A stretch of the Solanum dulcamara chromosome 6, daSolDulc1.2, whole genome shotgun sequence genome encodes the following:
- the LOC129891511 gene encoding PHD finger-like domain-containing protein 5A gives MAKHHPDLIMCRKQPGIAIGRLCEKCDGKCVICDSYVRPCTLVRVCDECNYGSFQGRCVICGGVGISDAYYCKECTQQEKDRDGCPKIVNLGSAKTDLFYERKKYGFKKR, from the coding sequence ATGGCCAAGCATCACCCTGACTTGATCATGTGCAGGAAGCAGCCAGGAATAGCTATTGGGCGTCTTTGCGAAAAATGTGATGGCAAATGCGTTATATGTGATTCTTACGTACGTCCTTGCACGTTGGTACGAGTTTGTGACGAGTGCAACTATGGTTCCTTTCAGGGCCGTTGCGTGATCTGTGGAGGCGTAGGTATTTCTGATGCATACTATTGCAAAGAGTGTACTCAGCAGGAGAAAGACAGGGATGGTTGTCCTAAGATTGTCAATCTTGGTAGTGCTAAAACAGATTTGTTTTATGAACGTAAAAAATATGGTTTCAAAAAAAGATAG